One Campylobacter concisus DNA segment encodes these proteins:
- the tssK gene encoding type VI secretion system baseplate subunit TssK, producing the protein MSDKLKVVWYNGMNVDKVHFEQQERYFERNLNLKTVSSLSNLYGVLELEISSELLLQGKIGLNKISCISQDGTIFNAPDQDDLPEPLEISPSELNSAVIVLKLPVSSGLVDVSLQNNLPNLKFTAKQALISSRVHDEASNDILNELDDKDDFELSSAFTQDKENLILASQRSALGVLGSKTPYELSVPICRIKNIDLNKQITLDEKFIPTCIDISKNSFITSFIDEFSFATKQHQESYTGLLGGIDQAKNRLDISTYLTLNMLKKWHLIFSYLFKRDKIHPEYLYEKLVDFQADLLALSHDDSFSEFIAYDHNNLSQTFVPLINNLRLLFSHILSPKYVMAQIVKNNHGFFDCVFDNPSIIENSEIYFAIHSDTKNEYLLKNFKEQCKIHTQSNIKSIVSSQLRGINVEQISAIPSTLPKLNDYIYYKIDKKDEIFKSFANQSVISVYITANLSNADIKMWALL; encoded by the coding sequence TTGAGATCTCAAGCGAGCTTTTACTTCAAGGCAAGATAGGGCTAAATAAAATTTCTTGTATCTCGCAAGATGGTACGATATTTAACGCCCCAGATCAAGACGACCTACCAGAGCCTCTTGAGATAAGTCCTAGCGAGCTAAATTCTGCTGTCATAGTGCTAAAGCTACCAGTTAGCTCAGGGCTTGTTGATGTTAGCTTGCAAAACAACCTGCCAAATCTAAAATTTACAGCTAAACAAGCGCTCATTAGCTCAAGAGTGCATGATGAAGCTAGCAACGATATCTTGAACGAGTTAGATGACAAAGATGACTTTGAGCTTTCGTCTGCTTTTACGCAGGATAAAGAAAATTTGATCCTGGCAAGCCAAAGATCGGCTCTAGGAGTGCTTGGCTCAAAGACACCTTATGAGCTTAGCGTGCCTATTTGCAGGATAAAAAACATTGACCTAAACAAGCAAATAACGCTTGATGAGAAATTTATCCCAACCTGCATCGATATAAGTAAAAATTCTTTCATCACTAGCTTTATAGATGAGTTTAGCTTTGCTACAAAGCAGCATCAAGAGAGCTATACTGGGCTTTTAGGCGGTATAGATCAGGCTAAAAATAGGCTTGATATCTCAACATATTTGACGCTAAATATGCTTAAAAAATGGCACTTGATATTCTCATATCTTTTCAAAAGAGACAAAATTCATCCAGAGTATCTATATGAAAAGCTAGTTGATTTTCAAGCTGATCTGCTAGCCCTAAGTCACGATGATAGTTTTAGCGAATTTATAGCTTATGATCACAACAACTTAAGTCAAACTTTTGTACCGTTAATAAACAATCTTAGGCTTTTATTCTCGCATATCTTGTCGCCAAAATACGTCATGGCACAGATCGTCAAAAACAATCACGGCTTTTTTGACTGCGTCTTTGATAACCCAAGCATCATAGAAAACTCAGAAATTTACTTTGCTATCCATAGCGATACAAAAAATGAGTACCTGCTTAAAAATTTCAAAGAGCAGTGCAAAATCCACACCCAATCAAACATCAAAAGTATCGTCTCATCGCAGCTTCGCGGCATAAACGTAGAGCAAATTTCAGCTATACCTAGCACATTGCCAAAGCTAAATGACTATATCTACTACAAGATCGATAAAAAAGATGAAATTTTCAAAAGCTTCGCAAATCAAAGCGTTATTAGCGTCTATATAACAGCAAATTTATCAAACGCTGACATTAAGATGTGGGCTTTATTATAA
- the icmH gene encoding type IVB secretion system protein IcmH/DotU — MSENQNDISVLSQTKLLGLGANPALDHVLPLLLLANRVSKLQNFSQSEMQNLREKLINDILSTTSKISNLGIYEEDDIIRLRYCLCVFIDESLLKNEIFMNSFWANNTLTTRFFNENLGGNKFFGIMDKWFENVGKNKDFLEFIYACLVLGYKGKYEAQEDCNEKISYLCENIASAVSPLIKADENVFEKSYLKTKKRSFFEIFSLRHLKFYFILIALAAIAAAFLYSTYSMDQNNVKNDSVLNNKIENFMDKK; from the coding sequence ATGAGTGAAAATCAAAATGACATTTCAGTTTTAAGCCAGACAAAGCTTCTAGGACTTGGCGCAAATCCTGCCCTAGATCACGTGCTACCACTGCTTCTTTTGGCAAACAGAGTATCAAAACTACAAAATTTTTCACAAAGTGAGATGCAAAATTTACGTGAAAAGCTGATAAATGATATATTAAGCACCACTTCAAAGATCTCAAATTTGGGCATTTATGAAGAGGATGACATCATTAGGCTTAGATATTGCCTTTGCGTTTTCATCGATGAGAGCTTGCTCAAAAATGAAATTTTTATGAATAGTTTTTGGGCGAACAACACTTTGACAACGAGATTTTTCAACGAAAATTTAGGTGGCAACAAATTCTTTGGCATCATGGATAAATGGTTTGAAAATGTTGGCAAAAACAAGGACTTTTTAGAGTTTATCTACGCTTGTTTGGTGCTTGGCTACAAGGGTAAATACGAAGCGCAAGAAGATTGCAACGAGAAAATTTCATACCTTTGTGAAAATATAGCCTCAGCCGTTTCGCCACTTATAAAGGCTGATGAAAATGTATTTGAAAAGAGCTATTTAAAAACTAAAAAGAGAAGCTTTTTTGAGATATTTTCACTAAGACATTTGAAATTTTATTTTATCCTTATAGCGCTTGCAGCGATTGCAGCTGCGTTTTTATATAGCACCTATTCGATGGATCAAAACAACGTTAAAAACGACAGCGTTCTAAACAATAAAATAGAAAATTTTATGGACAAAAAGTAA
- a CDS encoding type VI secretion system domain-containing protein, whose product MQDKFFNKFNENFSENELYISLIDEMSKYKTLTHDTIKWDFVFSSSLKALSEFSLDVKLLNFLAISAVNLNQKDSFKTLIEAFSFFLTTLKQEPNLLAKNEKQVPAKKKIFAQTIELFTQAHRDGINLDEADARAFNELVPELSRELSTHFDTLYIEEKNEQTQKVEEPKQPQKTEPNYSQSVSFGNSDISTFSDREFREYFVNLSISLLKNDIKNLTAYSLIFEAMWGRIKALPVSSEQVTQIRYPDENLILLFKNMKEANLGNLEKFIRNLALNPFWIDGVRIFCEFLRSSGLSEQSELVSSMTLNFIEKFSDMKKLKFQSEEAFFSEESAKFFSKKVTSNFISSDDMKKDMSFEELIKALDRSKYTTNSQSELSFLLELSKIFTSQGMDNNAKVVYSQIVKFIENTELKDYLSDIYIKAKTFL is encoded by the coding sequence GTGCAAGATAAGTTTTTCAACAAATTTAACGAAAACTTTTCAGAAAACGAACTCTACATCAGCCTTATAGACGAGATGTCAAAGTATAAGACTTTGACTCATGATACGATAAAATGGGACTTTGTTTTTAGCTCGTCTTTAAAGGCATTAAGCGAATTTAGCCTCGATGTAAAGCTTTTAAATTTCTTAGCTATCTCTGCTGTAAATTTAAACCAAAAAGATAGTTTTAAAACTCTGATCGAGGCCTTCTCATTTTTTCTAACAACCCTAAAACAAGAGCCAAATTTATTAGCCAAAAATGAAAAGCAAGTGCCTGCTAAAAAAAAGATATTTGCCCAAACGATAGAGCTTTTTACGCAAGCTCATAGGGACGGTATAAATTTAGACGAAGCGGACGCAAGAGCTTTTAATGAGCTTGTACCTGAGCTCTCACGCGAGCTTAGCACGCACTTTGACACGCTTTATATAGAAGAGAAAAATGAGCAAACTCAAAAAGTAGAGGAGCCAAAACAGCCGCAAAAGACCGAACCAAACTACTCGCAAAGTGTCTCTTTTGGCAATAGCGACATTAGCACATTTAGTGATAGAGAGTTTAGGGAGTATTTTGTAAATTTATCCATCTCGCTTTTAAAAAATGATATAAAAAATTTGACCGCTTACTCGCTTATTTTTGAGGCGATGTGGGGCAGGATCAAGGCTTTGCCAGTTAGCAGCGAGCAAGTGACGCAGATACGCTATCCTGATGAAAATTTGATCTTACTTTTTAAAAATATGAAAGAAGCAAACCTTGGTAATTTAGAGAAATTTATAAGAAATTTAGCTCTTAATCCATTTTGGATAGATGGCGTTAGGATATTTTGTGAATTTTTAAGATCATCTGGACTAAGCGAGCAAAGCGAACTAGTTTCTAGTATGACTTTAAATTTTATAGAAAAATTTTCAGATATGAAAAAGCTTAAATTTCAAAGTGAAGAGGCATTTTTCAGCGAAGAGAGTGCTAAATTTTTTAGTAAAAAAGTGACTTCAAATTTTATCTCTAGTGATGATATGAAAAAGGATATGAGCTTTGAAGAGCTGATAAAAGCCCTTGATAGAAGCAAATATACAACAAATTCGCAAAGTGAGCTTAGCTTTTTGTTAGAGCTTTCCAAAATTTTTACAAGCCAAGGCATGGATAACAATGCGAAAGTTGTATATTCGCAAATAGTTAAATTTATAGAAAACACCGAGCTTAAGGATTATTTGTCAGATATTTATATAAAGGCAAAAACATTTTTGTGA
- the tssB gene encoding type VI secretion system contractile sheath small subunit, with translation MAENSIPPKERINIVYRTKTNNQEADVELPLKLMVVSNLTGENQTPLEDREVVSINKINFDQVMKSLDIHTEFSVKNRLNSGSEDLNIDLNFESIQDFNPDNIINQVPELKKLLQLRKALVALKGPMGNMPDFRKAVLEAIKDEDSRKQLLLELKDEKDKE, from the coding sequence ATGGCAGAGAATTCAATCCCACCAAAAGAACGTATAAACATTGTTTATAGAACCAAAACAAACAACCAAGAAGCAGATGTTGAGCTTCCATTAAAGCTGATGGTAGTTTCAAATTTGACTGGTGAAAACCAAACTCCACTTGAAGATCGCGAAGTTGTCTCTATAAATAAGATAAATTTCGATCAAGTTATGAAAAGTTTAGACATTCATACTGAATTTTCAGTGAAAAATAGACTAAATTCTGGTAGCGAAGATCTAAATATCGATCTAAATTTTGAAAGCATTCAAGACTTCAATCCAGACAATATCATCAACCAAGTACCTGAGCTAAAAAAGCTATTACAGCTTAGAAAAGCTTTAGTTGCGTTAAAAGGACCTATGGGCAATATGCCTGATTTTAGAAAAGCAGTTTTAGAGGCTATTAAGGATGAAGATAGTAGAAAACAGCTTCTTTTAGAGCTTAAAGACGAAAAAGATAAGGAATAA
- the tssC gene encoding type VI secretion system contractile sheath large subunit has protein sequence MSETKVKTPIIESIMQRSKYTKDDESYSVVKQGVAEFISNIITTNNAEEKINKLALDEMIAHIDTLLSAQMDEILHNKSFQELESTWRGIRFLVERTNFNENVKIDLLDATKEEILDDFENNLDITQSTLYKQIYSAEYGQFGGEPVGAIVADYELDKSNQDMTFLNKMSSIAAMSHSPLLTSLSSKFFGLDNFGELENIKDLKSLLEGPQYTRWRTFRENEDAKYTGCMVNRFLTRSPYIPEDNPIKSFNYRESVDKHDDMLWGNGAYAFATRLTESFADYRWCGNIIGPKGGGAVKDLPTYTYENYGSVQTKIPTEVLITDRREFELAENGFITLTLRRDSNNAAFFSANSVLKPKVFPNTPEGKAAETNFRLGTQLPYVFLISRLAHYLKVLQREEIGTWKERSDVERGLNEWLRQYISDQENPPADVRSRRPFRSAKVIVSDIAGEPGWYKIELLARPHFKFMGANFELSLVGKLDKE, from the coding sequence ATGTCTGAAACTAAAGTAAAAACTCCTATCATCGAAAGCATAATGCAAAGGAGCAAATATACAAAAGATGATGAAAGTTATAGCGTAGTAAAACAAGGAGTTGCTGAGTTTATCTCAAATATCATTACAACAAACAACGCTGAAGAGAAGATAAATAAGCTAGCACTTGATGAGATGATAGCCCATATAGATACGCTTTTATCAGCTCAGATGGATGAAATTTTACACAATAAATCTTTCCAAGAGCTAGAATCTACTTGGCGTGGCATTAGATTTTTGGTTGAGAGAACAAATTTCAACGAAAACGTAAAGATCGATCTTTTAGATGCAACAAAAGAAGAAATTTTAGATGACTTTGAAAACAATCTAGATATAACTCAAAGCACACTTTATAAGCAAATTTACTCAGCTGAATATGGTCAATTTGGTGGTGAGCCAGTTGGCGCGATAGTTGCTGACTATGAGCTAGATAAGTCAAATCAAGACATGACTTTCTTAAACAAAATGTCTTCAATTGCGGCGATGAGCCACTCTCCGCTTCTAACTTCGTTATCTTCTAAATTCTTCGGACTTGATAACTTTGGCGAGCTTGAAAACATAAAAGATCTAAAGAGCCTACTCGAAGGTCCTCAATACACAAGATGGAGAACTTTTAGAGAGAACGAAGACGCAAAATACACAGGTTGTATGGTAAATAGATTTCTTACTAGATCTCCATATATCCCAGAAGATAACCCTATAAAAAGCTTTAACTACCGCGAAAGCGTTGATAAGCACGATGATATGCTTTGGGGCAACGGCGCTTATGCGTTTGCTACAAGACTTACAGAGAGTTTTGCGGACTATAGATGGTGCGGAAACATCATCGGACCAAAAGGTGGCGGCGCTGTAAAAGACCTACCAACTTACACTTATGAAAACTACGGAAGCGTTCAGACAAAAATTCCAACCGAAGTTTTGATCACAGATAGAAGAGAATTTGAGCTTGCAGAAAATGGCTTTATCACGCTTACGCTAAGACGTGATAGCAACAACGCTGCGTTCTTCTCAGCAAACTCTGTGCTAAAACCTAAAGTTTTCCCAAATACTCCAGAAGGCAAAGCTGCTGAGACAAATTTCAGACTTGGCACACAGCTTCCATATGTATTTTTGATCTCTCGTTTGGCTCACTATCTAAAAGTACTTCAAAGAGAAGAGATCGGTACTTGGAAAGAGCGCAGTGACGTTGAACGTGGCTTAAATGAGTGGCTAAGACAGTACATCTCAGATCAAGAAAATCCACCAGCTGATGTAAGAAGTAGAAGACCATTTAGAAGCGCAAAAGTCATCGTTAGCGATATAGCTGGCGAGCCAGGCTGGTATAAGATAGAGCTTCTAGCTAGACCTCACTTTAAATTTATGGGGGCAAATTTCGAGCTTTCTTTGGTTGGTAAGCTGGATAAAGAGTAA
- the tssF gene encoding type VI secretion system baseplate subunit TssF, producing MDYNENNLAYFQKEMAYLDETRALFIKNFPKVAPFLDTKSKDPDVESIIENMAILTSRIRQELDENIPLIAESLINILMPSYTNPFPSVCMQEFALRDDFSEKKEFIPKGSIIESKPINGVACKFQTIYDVNLLPLKISKAFMSNNKSDYLLNLNISITKDELSTKELDTNFLNLYLGDNIYFSSTLLMWLKNYLKFIVISFEDSDEEIKLGADKLSLDEFDEALINSDEFGFEAFELIKELSYFSSKLNFIRINGLGFLKRFDAKSFNIKFVFSKDMPNGYVPRLEYFSLFATPAINLFAKGAEPIQNNNKRSEYRIFIDRSNINAYEIVSITKVVAHSSNNEKRILKNYKSFERFEFLNSQRSKDYYFVSNKIDMKLNSYKEISFFKNDAKEQTVSIETLCCNSDLPINLKLGEINKIQNHQGVVTKNLTIPTSVKRVNVDGNLLWRLVSILSFSYQSILNKGSFLALLNAFMLPDDEFLKKFSSSLHEIKTKQIHRVDGGFAKRGVLCIFYIDESEFESLGNVYVLGINLAKFLSKFASINSFCELKIKCVKSKILFDYGFLSGTKELV from the coding sequence ATGGATTATAATGAAAATAATTTAGCTTATTTTCAAAAAGAGATGGCGTATCTTGATGAAACAAGAGCACTTTTTATAAAGAATTTCCCAAAAGTCGCACCATTTTTAGATACTAAGAGCAAAGATCCTGATGTTGAGAGTATCATAGAAAATATGGCTATTTTGACATCAAGGATTAGACAAGAGCTAGATGAAAATATCCCTTTAATAGCTGAGTCTTTGATAAATATCTTAATGCCAAGCTACACAAATCCTTTCCCCTCAGTTTGCATGCAAGAATTTGCTCTAAGAGATGACTTTTCAGAAAAAAAAGAATTTATACCAAAGGGCAGCATCATAGAGTCAAAGCCAATAAACGGCGTGGCTTGTAAATTTCAGACGATATATGACGTAAATTTACTTCCTTTAAAGATATCAAAAGCTTTTATGTCAAATAACAAAAGCGACTATCTTTTAAATTTAAACATATCTATTACCAAAGATGAGCTTAGTACCAAAGAGCTTGATACCAACTTTTTAAATTTATACCTTGGCGATAACATATACTTCTCTTCAACTCTTTTGATGTGGCTAAAAAACTACTTGAAATTTATAGTAATAAGCTTTGAAGATAGCGATGAGGAGATAAAACTTGGAGCTGATAAGCTTAGCTTGGATGAATTTGATGAAGCTTTGATAAATAGCGATGAGTTTGGTTTTGAGGCGTTTGAGCTTATAAAAGAGCTTTCATATTTTTCATCTAAACTAAATTTCATCCGTATAAACGGACTTGGTTTTTTAAAGAGATTTGACGCAAAAAGCTTTAACATCAAATTTGTCTTTTCAAAAGATATGCCAAATGGTTATGTGCCAAGGCTAGAGTACTTCTCTCTCTTTGCCACACCAGCGATAAATTTGTTTGCCAAAGGCGCTGAGCCTATACAAAATAACAACAAACGAAGCGAGTATAGAATTTTCATCGACCGCTCAAACATAAATGCTTACGAGATAGTCTCTATCACAAAGGTCGTCGCTCACAGCAGCAATAATGAAAAAAGGATACTTAAAAACTACAAAAGCTTTGAGAGGTTTGAGTTTTTAAATAGTCAAAGATCAAAGGATTATTACTTTGTAAGCAACAAAATAGATATGAAGCTAAACTCTTACAAAGAAATTTCATTTTTTAAAAATGACGCTAAAGAGCAGACCGTAAGCATCGAGACGCTTTGCTGTAATAGCGACCTACCAATTAATCTAAAACTAGGCGAGATAAACAAAATCCAAAATCACCAAGGCGTAGTAACCAAAAATTTAACTATCCCAACTAGCGTAAAACGTGTAAATGTAGATGGAAATTTACTTTGGAGGCTGGTTAGTATCTTGTCATTTAGCTATCAAAGCATACTAAACAAAGGCTCTTTTTTGGCACTGCTTAATGCCTTTATGCTACCTGATGATGAGTTTTTGAAGAAATTTTCTAGCTCGCTTCATGAGATAAAGACAAAACAAATCCACAGGGTCGATGGCGGCTTTGCAAAAAGAGGAGTGCTTTGTATATTTTATATAGATGAGAGCGAGTTTGAAAGCCTTGGAAATGTCTATGTTTTAGGTATAAATTTGGCTAAGTTTTTATCAAAATTTGCTTCTATTAACTCATTTTGCGAGCTTAAGATAAAGTGCGTAAAGAGTAAAATTTTATTTGATTATGGGTTTTTAAGCGGCACGAAAGAGCTTGTATGA
- a CDS encoding type VI secretion system baseplate subunit TssG, protein MSEEISQASFFKLIKNILKNRDRSEIFLKNSSSFAYPIKELESLDEQELTKIIVNFMGLLGSGSHLTSYILEKISKTNDNSYELFFDFFDNYLLWLFFDSISLKNYARSFEDELDDKISKILLDMLNIKEKLLAKKFLPFSPLAVSQRRPKKEVEFALQSHFGLKDKLFILENLPNQIFIAPSNLNSLGHKNRTLGKNFILGKKLFEKQTKIAVFINGIEYEEAVNFFPKKDKFKELQETLSYFTNDEFVSDLYLKINYSHKMQFKLGSKYTSSQIGFGSRLKNDKKMSNFIKFRLCS, encoded by the coding sequence ATGAGCGAAGAGATAAGCCAAGCTTCTTTTTTTAAGCTGATAAAAAACATCCTAAAAAATAGGGATAGGAGCGAGATATTTTTAAAAAATAGCTCGAGTTTTGCCTACCCGATCAAAGAGCTCGAGAGCTTAGATGAGCAGGAGCTTACAAAGATAATTGTAAATTTTATGGGTCTTTTAGGAAGCGGCTCGCACCTAACAAGCTACATTTTAGAGAAAATTTCAAAGACTAATGACAATAGCTATGAGCTATTTTTTGATTTTTTTGACAACTACTTGCTTTGGCTTTTTTTTGACAGCATTAGTCTGAAAAACTACGCAAGATCTTTTGAAGATGAGCTTGATGATAAAATTTCAAAGATATTACTTGATATGCTTAATATAAAAGAAAAGCTGCTGGCAAAGAAATTTCTGCCATTTTCGCCACTTGCAGTTAGCCAAAGAAGGCCAAAAAAAGAGGTTGAATTTGCACTTCAGAGCCACTTTGGGCTAAAAGATAAGCTTTTTATACTTGAAAATTTACCAAATCAAATTTTTATAGCCCCATCAAATTTAAACTCTTTAGGTCATAAAAATAGGACACTTGGTAAAAATTTCATCCTTGGTAAAAAGCTTTTTGAAAAACAAACCAAGATCGCAGTCTTTATAAACGGCATAGAGTATGAAGAGGCTGTGAATTTCTTCCCCAAAAAAGATAAATTTAAAGAGCTTCAAGAGACTCTTTCTTATTTTACTAATGATGAATTTGTTTCTGATTTATATTTGAAGATAAATTACTCTCACAAGATGCAGTTTAAGCTCGGGTCAAAATATACAAGTAGTCAAATTGGCTTTGGTTCAAGGCTTAAAAATGATAAAAAAATGTCAAATTTTATAAAATTTAGACTTTGTTCATAA